The genomic window AGCGTCTGGGCCGCCACGCCGCCCAGCGCGCAGAGGATTTTCGGGCGGAGGATTTCCAGTTGGCGCATGAGGTAGGGCAAACAGTTGGCGATTTCGTCGGGCGTCGGCGTGCGGTTGGCGGGAGGCCGGCACTTCAGGATGTTCGCGATGAAGACCTGGTCGCGCGTCAGGTTGATGGACTCGATCATTTTGGTGAGGAGTTGTCCCGCGCGGCCGACAAAGGCGAGGCCCTGGCGGTCTTCTTCCTCGCCCGGGCCTTCGCCGACGAAGACCAGGCGGGCGTTCAGGTCGCCCTGGCCGGGGACCGTCTGGGTCCGCGAGTCGGCGAGTTCTTTGCAGAGGGTGCACTGGGCGACTTCGTCGGCGACGCGCTTCAGGGCGTCTTGGCGGCTCGCGCCGCCTTCGAGGTCGGGGGAGCCGAAGTCGAAAAGGTCCTGTCCTTCGACGTGTTGGGCGGCCGTGGCAAGTTCTTTGCGGAGTGCGTCGGCGGCGCGATTTTCGGGGGCGCGCGAAAGCCGCGGCAGGTGAACGTCGCCGACCGCTTCCGCGGTCGGCTCACGCGGTGAGCCCGCCGCGGAAGCGGCGGGCGACGTTCCCCCGCGCAAAACGCCC from Planctomycetota bacterium includes these protein-coding regions:
- a CDS encoding uracil-DNA glycosylase; amino-acid sequence: MTSERTPEETVERVARSLRLRLEDDGRAGRVAVPRPAHEPRAPGVLRGGTSPAASAAGSPREPTAEAVGDVHLPRLSRAPENRAADALRKELATAAQHVEGQDLFDFGSPDLEGGASRQDALKRVADEVAQCTLCKELADSRTQTVPGQGDLNARLVFVGEGPGEEEDRQGLAFVGRAGQLLTKMIESINLTRDQVFIANILKCRPPANRTPTPDEIANCLPYLMRQLEILRPKILCALGGVAAQTLLQTRDGITRLRGRFHPYRGALLMPTFHPAYLLRNYTKDARQKVYDDLLQIQAELKK